One region of Mangifera indica cultivar Alphonso chromosome 3, CATAS_Mindica_2.1, whole genome shotgun sequence genomic DNA includes:
- the LOC123212143 gene encoding probable sugar phosphate/phosphate translocator At1g12500 — protein MVEVQTWTTRRMSNPRLSDSTADHQLLDMPATPPGDVRNSNVGWFSPTVLTALIIASWYLSNIGVLLLNKYLLSFYGFRYPIFLTMIHMIACSIYSYAAINFLGLVPLQHILSRKQFMKIFALSAIFCFSVVCGNTSLRYIPVSFNQAIGATTPFFTAIFAFLITFKKESAEVYCALMPVVFGIVLASNSEPSFHLFGFLVCIGSTAGRALKSVVQGILLTSEAEKLHSMNLLLYMAPMAAMILLPFTLYIEGNVASITMEKARGDPYIVFLLIGNATVAYLVNLTNFLVTKHTSALTLQVLGNAKAAVAAVVSVLIFRNPVTVMGIAGFAVTIMGVVLYSEAKKRSKITAH, from the coding sequence ATGGTTGAGGTACAGACATGGACAACACGGAGAATGAGCAACCCGAGATTATCGGATTCAACGGCGGATCATCAGCTCTTGGATATGCCGGCAACTCCACCAGGTGATGTACGTAACAGCAACGTTGGATGGTTTTCTCCGACTGTTTTAACGGCTCTGATTATTGCATCATGGTACCTTTCAAACATTGGTGTGCTTCTTCTCAACAAGTACTTACTGAGCTTCTATGGTTTTCGTTACCCAATCTTTCTTACAATGATTCATATGATAGCCTGTTCTATTTATAGTTATGCGGCAATAAACTTTCTTGGGCTGGTGCCGCTACAGCATATTTTATCTAGAAAACAGTTTATGAAAATCTTTGCATTGAGTGCCATTTTTTGTTTCTCTGTTGTGTGCGGCAACACTTCGCTTAGGTACATACCTGTTTCGTTTAATCAAGCCATTGGTGCTACGACGCCATTTTTCACGGcaatttttgcttttttgaTTACTTTCAAGAAGGAATCTGCGGAAGTTTATTGTGCTTTGATGCCTGTTGTGTTTGGCATAGTATTGGCTAGTAACAGTGAACCCTCGTTTCATTTATTCGGATTTTTGGTTTGTATTGGATCTACAGCTGGGCGTGCTTTAAAATCTGTGGTTCAAGGGATTTTGTTAACATCAGAGGCTGAGAAATTGCATTCGATGAATTTGTTACTTTATATGGCACCTATGGCTGCTATGATCTTGCTTCCATTTACTCTTTACATAGAAGGGAATGTAGCTTCCATTACAATGGAGAAAGCTAGAGGAGATCCCTATATTGTTTTCTTGTTAATTGGGAATGCTACAGTGGCCTATTTGGTGAACTTGACAAATTTCTTGGTCACAAAGCACACAAGTGCATTAACTTTGCAGGTACTTGGCAATGCCAAGGCGGCTGTTGCGGCGGTTGTTTCCGTATTGATCTTTCGAAATCCAGTGACAGTTATGGGAATTGCTGGATTTGCTGTAACAATCATGGGTGTGGTGCTTTACAGTGAGGCAAAGAAGAGATCTAAAATCACAGCTCATTGA